The Hippocampus zosterae strain Florida chromosome 10, ASM2543408v3, whole genome shotgun sequence genome contains the following window.
tcttattcttgccattgagctggcttcttaggacttgcctcactcgctggaggtattttggccgtagccgctttccttgttgccagttcgaggttgccattggcttgtggtataccgaggtacttgtagctgtcctcaatgtctgctattgttccttcggggagtgagaccccttcagtgcggactacctttcctctcttagtcaccatccgactacatttctcaagcccgaatgacatcccgatgtcgctgctgtagatcctggttgtgtggatcagggaatctatgtccctttcgctcttagcatacagctttatgtcatccatgtagaggaggtgactgattgtagctccatttctgaggcggtatccatagcctgtcttggtgattacttggcttagggggttcagtcctatgcagaacagcagtggggacagtgcatcaccttggtatatgccacatttgatggacacttgggtaagtggcttgcctttggcttcaagtgtggttttccacatcctcatcgagttcgcaacgaaggctcttagggtcctgttcaccttatacaactccaagcattcagtgatccatgtatgtggcatcgagtcataggctttcttgtaatcaatccaggctgtgcacaggttggtacgtcaggacctgcagtcttgtgcgactgttctgtcaaccaggagctgatgtttggctcctctggtatctctaccaatgcccttctgtgcttcgttcatgtattgatccatgtgtccacttatcttagccgcagtgatgcctgacatgagcttccatgttgtggagagacaggttattggccgatagttggatgggactgcacccttcgagggatccttcatgatcaggatcgttcgcccttcggttagccattctgggtgagtcccatccctcagcagctggttcatttgtactgctaggcgctcatggagtgctgtgagtttctttagccagtaggtgtggaccatgtctgggcctggtgctgtccagttcttcatatctgagactctttcctgtatgtctgccactgttatggtaactgggttctgttcagggaggttgctgtgctcctctctcagggtcgccagccattgtgcactgctgttatgtgcaacctccttctcccatatgcctttccagtacctttcagtttgcagtcttggtgggtcagctctgttgttaggaccctgccactgagcgtacactttcgcaggttgtgttgcgaacagcctgtttattcgtctggcctcattctctttcgtgtaccgctttaggcgactggacaaggcttggagcctttgtttggcagtttcgagtgcttcaggtatggtcatctggatgtacctctcgggtatcggccttttcatcacacctctctgggcctccgtcaattgactcacatctttctgggcagccttgatcttagcctccaaccgtcttttccatggtggataacgtatctcatggcttccatggttgctcttatatcccagagtctccaggatcactgatgctgaagcgtatatcagctcattggtttctgtgatcgttacggtagggatcaccctcagtgctgcattcacactttctatgagactttcagatggtacttcacatagccgttgtaatcggtttctaggttgcccagcttttattctcgccatgatcttagctttcaggtcaattgctgcctcgctcagcatttcattcattggggctggccacccaatctcatcatctgcattcattggggcttgcctcccaatctcttgtatgacctcctcctctgatctggcagcctggggcccttcaccatggaacctgcgttgtacctcatcaatctcaagttgtgacagcagttgccgttcgtggatgttggaacactgagctacgagttgtttcgtggtcaaccgtgactgtgggtttcgaagtaatcatttagcccacattctctgcatgtaacccctctgactagggttgcttgagtagtagcattccaacagagccatgttatcgcatctcgcccatctccgctttgttccagtagcccatatatatatatatatatatattagagctgttaggttagcgtgtttttattggcattaacttaaatgaattttaacgggattaaattttttcttgcgagattaacgcggcacacgtcacaagcggatgttacggtgctctataaatacaccagaaacaaagcaacaagcgcgctgcagaagtccacgccctcgtctgttttgccagccacggctgcgcgagacaccgaaaacggatacttaaagagtttatgaatggaaagtttacctttaaatagttgccatattgctccactgacaagaccaaagttatctgttcttctctctctctgtatcatacaggtatacgatgtatgtcactgacgcgattgttacttgtttggaactattttgtgtggaaggttacagcgttccgtgtccatataaatagagcgggtggagcttctctgtgttcgtctgacagtgacagtgcgctacagtggtagcgacctagcgaaagtaaaacgtctccagtgttgtcatcgaaccaagtgtagtcatttgaaatgaggtctacacaaaaccgtagagagacttccgcgcaagaaggaccaacacaatcaacatagcctgactatgttagggggagtgaacccccccctttcagagtggtttgcccctgcagcacgggggaagtgcgtgtgcttgtttgtacggccggcagtttcgaatacagcggcacataatgaacagtgtgtccggtgtctcgttattcttcaacaaacatacagaaacagactgctgtgttgaaagcaaacttgagaaaaacgatgtatgcaaccatggtttaaatccagtataggctgagtactagtgtaccttagatgtgcactttataatgttatattgctctgttttgatttcattaaaaaaaagctgttaaagcagctgttgtgtgacaaaatattttttcaccgttattgatggacagtaatattgtgtgagagattatgtgtgaataactgcaccaagtgaaaaatgttcatgtaaaattgaaaatcgaaattgttatttcattaaatatttgcatttggcacatagaaaactgattcatgattccatgttgatgagagcattaaaatggggaaaaaataggacaaaaaaaatgtaaaaggaaattcagaaacgataaaaaatgtgtgagtaaccacgattaatttttttgttcatttgagttaattatgacagttgcatttttaatttgattaaatattttaatcgtttgacagctctaatatatatatgtatatgtatatatacaggtatatacagtatagagagagagagataggaaAAGATAAATCCATGCTTGCGTCAAAATCTGCACGAGTTACATCTCAAGAAATTACAATGTTGGAAATGTGTTATGTACTTTCATTACACActgagaaaaatattttatccattaaatattaatttacaacgaacaaaacaaacccccaaaatttacagacacaatcaaaattatttttatcatgTAAAGGGTAGCAATTGGCCTTCTGAGAATTACTTTCCTGTAATCTGAGTTTAATTGTTTGAAATGAGCTGTAGTACGGATTTTTCCCCACACAAGATACAAATTTGTTGACACGCacctgtcatgttcctgtccttggcctggccagcaggtggcagtctgagcagactttctggctgcacacctgctgccaatctttcaatcaaggaactgtgtatttatccatccatccattttctgaaccgcttagtcctcactagggtcgcggggggtgctggagcctatcccagccgtcttcgggcagtaggcgggacaccctggatcagttgccagccaatcgcagggcacacagagacgaacaaccatttgcactcacactcacacctagggacaatttagagtgttcaatcagcctgccacgcatgtttttggaatgtgggaggaaaccggagcacccggagaaaacccacgcaggcccggggagaacatgcaaactccacacagggagcccggagctggaatcgaacccggtacctctgcactgtgaagccgacgtgctaaccactggactaccgggccgcccactgtgtatttaagaaccaacaatctgtctgctggttgtcgggatattgttatgccttgatgcttccttgcccatagactattttttgctatagatctcgtcgtgtttcgctcatgaactctcggtaccattggttttgtaagtattggattttattttgtgaattggctttctcttgcgtgtattttggatacattgttttggtgtgtcttcgcgatccttattttcctcccttgcctttagtgcaagcgctttttgttgttcgttgtttgtgccctctggtccttgtttcgaccagcgctttatgtttctactttgtctgtgcgatttttgtacgttaaatatttttgcttcggagaccttgtctggcgtctacacttttgggttccaaaacttgattcggttagaccgaaACGTGACAGCACCTGCATCAATTCAATCTGACCTTCATAATCATGATCCGATATGATATCAAACTGTGATTTGTAAATggtgggatctttttttttaatgtgcttggTTTGTTTTTGCGATACTTAAAATTGAAGTTCTGTAAAAGATGGCAAAATGGAACACGTTATATAGGTCCATCCATTTATTAGCAAGTTACATgccatcaaaaaagaaaatggacagaAATTGTCACCATGTTCATGGGCTTTCAAACTCAGTAAACCAGATGGTTTTTCAGCCACTGCTCGGTCAAGTCGTTCTTGTTCTTGATTTCGAGATACTGAGTGGaacacaaaaatggaaaaaaacccatcattTTTCGGCTCCCTCGACCTACACAAGTCAGTGTGAGAAATGAGAAATCATCGTCACCTGGGTGGCATTCATCGCTTTCTTCGGGAGTTCCACGCTGGATACGTACACCATCACGGTCTTTGCGGAGCACCCTTCACATTCAATGCACAATAAGTATATTTGGGGGACATTCAACATACAGTCTTCATTTGACATAATGAGCAcgagtgtgcacaccctcatatCTGGGGACGTGGCTTTGTTTGGAATTAATCCGTCAggttcaaactcatgttaacaGCAAATGAACTTCAGCTGTTCAACCCCCGCTTGaaattatttcttctttttgaattgagttgtagagggaaaaaaaggttttcaaatACTTTATTGAGGTCTTGTtttgttaaatcacaaaaacCTCACATTTGAACAGGCGTGTGTTGACTTTATATCCACCACACCAGAGTGCTTTCATATCAATGTCAGTGGGGACCATGTGTCAACGCATTTGACCCCATGAGTGCCTTCCACTTAACTCCTTGCTTGtcatacagaaaaataaattgaaattttagctaaaaaaaatatggaaaatttCAGcttatgttgtctttttttatgcaggATATTTAGTTGCTTGTCACTCTTTTGAAAATTTGCCATTAaagtgtttggatttttttttttaaatacagtgacCAAAAACATTGTGTTAAAATGGTCTTGCGCAATTCAGTACAATTTATTGATAACACTGATTGATCACCAAGTTCTACCAGGAAATGAGCTAAACTCAAATGCCTCGCACCATTCCCGAAAAGCACACGACTGCCATCTAGAGTTCAAATTCAACCTTTAAGAAGACATGATTgatgcaacaaaataaatacttacCGCCTGGGCTGGGGTCAGGGTTTACCAAAATCAGCGCACTGTGGTGTAGCTTTGAGTCGCTTGGGCGCAGGAAATCATAAGTATAGGCGATAATCTTGCGTAGCAGTCAAGGAAAAGTTTTCATGCTGTTAAAAAAACTGGGAATTTTTGGACACCTCACTGGCTCACAATTGGAAGTGTCATGCGACAGCAAAATTCAAATACAGTGCCATGAAAATGTATATTCCACTTCAAAAATTCTCAGTTTCCCCCACTTAAATGTTTTAgatcaccaaacaaacaaatcagacaAATGGTCAACataataaaaagagaaaaatcggttttaaatggaattttgatatatttggggtggggggggggggggagattggaGCTCCCTGGTCCTCTTTAAAAAAGCACTTGCACCCCTTGTTTAATCATGAATTCACTGAGGATGATCACACACACGTCTGATTACCTCCAGACCTGTTTGATCATGAAAACACAGAAGTAAAACCTGTTTGACAACTTAAAGTTGGCTAAAAGATCAGTGCTGGAGCCAAAAACTTTTCGCGGGGTTGGCCAGGGTGACACAATACCCCAAAGAGGGGTGGCCATGCATGGGTGCGTCATTTTTTATGATCCCCCCCACAGTCagagtttcatgaaataaaagactCACATATCCAGAACAATGTCCACCACGCACAGCAAGGTTCTGGACATGTGTGATTTCATGAAATTATGACCGTGGAGGAGCTATGATAAACACTGACTTCTGTGCCATGCTTTTTGTTTGCGATGGTAATGATTTTGACTAATGTTGACGCTAAGAATGAATGCTCTTGACAGATTTCTTTGAGAATTTACATTCAGATCAATTGTGCATTGAGTCTTTGAATGTGGAGTGAATACAAATAAGTTTTGGGAGCGTATTCAAAGGGTAGAGGAATACTACACCCATGTGAAAATAGCATAAAGATCATAGCTAATATAATTTCCAGCAAGGTGTGAGGGGTGGCTAAGGGCGTGGCCAGAGAGTGACCCCACCATGAAGTACCGCCCCTGCAAAAGATCTCAAAAAGTTGCAACAAACTCCCATGATCCAAAGAAATTCAACAACGGCTGAGATATCAATTGAGATCTCTCAGTCTGGAAAGCTACGATAAGAGCCACTATCCACAAATTGAGAGAGCATGGAACAATAATTAATCTTCTCAGGAGTGGCTGGTGGTGGTTGCGTGATAATCTCGGGGTGCAATACTCCTCCAGGACCGAGAAGACTTGCTGTCATTAATGAAATCCTTGAATTATGTTACCATGTGTAACAGCTTGAACAATGTCATGACCAATCATGCTAAATGAACACAGGTAATGGCCTTTGTTACTACTTTCGGATATCTGGGCTCATTCTCTGGAATCTTGTTTCTTAAATCATCCATCGAGATGTTCTGAAAgacaaatgttgattttcaaaaGGGGCATTCAAGATCCAAATTCTTTCCAATAAAAAGTGTCACTTGCCTCGTGTTCCTGATCCAAAATCAAAAGTTGCTTTTCGACTTTCACTGCAATAGACATGATATACACTTCTGCATCAAGATACGGAACAGCATCAACGTCTATTTGAGTGAAGAAGCACTCACTAATCAGGGCGTGTTTGTGGTTCGTAAGACGTTTCAATTTCTGCTCGAGGTCATCATCCATCTGTATTCCCATCATGGCCTGTGGGGTTACAAACAGGATAAAACCGgcaagtgattcccaaccagctcGTGTGCAGTGAGAGGCtctcaaaaattattttaccggtaattaaacgCAAATATGTCTCTGTTTATCTTTCTATGTCAACAAagtatcatgacaggcagaacaatttgaTTAGCAGAAGACACTTTGACTTTGGGTAACATTTTTGTTCAAGGGTGTGCCATGAGATTCTTCGAATGTACAATGAGTCCCTTAGCTCAAACGTTGGAAAAAActtaaatagaaaagaaagaaacaaagtagAAAGGAATGATACAACATGAAACAACACGATCATGGAATTGCATCAGTTTTGCTCACCATTTTCCTGCTGATCTTTTTCCTCAGACTTCctgactgtattaaaaaaagttaaaaaagaaaaaaaagctttaatatTCAACACAGATGTTATTCTATAGCTCTGTACACTCACACTTgctcaataaatacaaaatagcaAACTGTCTTTGGAAATGAAAACCCTTTTGACTACTCGGGCGTGGTCCCGAAACCTCGTATAAATGACATTCCTAAGCCCCGTATCGGAAAACGATATTTGGGATCGCCAAAGTCCAATATTTGGTACATGAAATTACTCAGACATgtatatgggaaaaaaaagtgttaacttAGGTTGTGAGAGCAGTTTGAGGCCGGGCTAAGGAAGCTCTGCGAAGATCAATTTGGGACTTTCCCAGCAGTCTGGGAACGTCGCATGATATTCTGCAGCTAAAAGACAAATATATTTCTAAAAACGCATCACTCACTCGTGGAGTGCttgacaatgcaaaaaaacgaaATGCGCCACTTGGCAAAATTGGTGTCATTTATGTCCTTGCAGCCCCACCCAATCtgttcattttgaaacaatCCAAATTAATGATAAAGATTGGAAATTTAGGATTTATACATATGCATTTTCCACCACCAAATGCAAGCGAAATAGATTTGTGTTGCAAACTGCTTACCTGTTAAGGAGGGAGCAAAGCACGGCGAGCTTCGAAACTATTCAGGTGGATGTAAAGCACTGAATGTGCAGGTGTGAACTTGTCTAACATGTTTTCTTCTCTGCTTGTCATCTTTAATTGCCGTTTTGAAATGCCTTCTATGATACAGTTTAAGTCCAGTGCCCCTGCTGGCCAGGTCCAATTTAGCAGGTATGCGCTCAAAACTGCCGACAAGCATTTGCTCGCTTTGGTAGAAAATAAATTTGTTTAGGTTAAATTAGGTTAGTCTGATATCTTTACAATGGTGTGCAAACTCACTAAACatgagtgaggatcaagcggttcggaagatggatgggatggatggatttagttGCTTGTCACTCTTTTGAAAAATAGTCCTTAAaagtatttggattttttttttctatacaatgaccaaaaaaatgtgttcaatgcTCTTGAGCAATTCAGTACAATTGATTGATAACACTGATTAATCACatgataatttattattttatacaatttgccgagcgTCAgggcagaggaggt
Protein-coding sequences here:
- the gmfg gene encoding glia maturation factor gamma isoform X11; translated protein: MAMMGIQMDDDLEQKLKRLTNHKHALIMKMENKLLILDQEHENISMDDLRNKIPENEPRIIAYTYDFLRPSDSKLHHSALILVNPDPSPGGCSAKTVMVYVSSVELPKKAMNATQYLEIKNKNDLTEQWLKNHLVY
- the gmfg gene encoding glia maturation factor gamma isoform X4 — protein: MAMMGIQMDDDLEQKLKRLTNHKHALIMKVEKQLLILDQEHENISMDDLRNKIPENEPRIIAYTYDFLRPSDSKLHHSALILVNPDPSPGGCSAKTVMVYVSSVELPKKAMNATQYLEIKNKNDLTEQWLKNHLVY
- the gmfg gene encoding glia maturation factor gamma isoform X7, whose product is MAMMGIQMDDDLEQKLKRLTNHKHALIMKMENKLLILDQEHENISMDDLRNKIPENEPRIIAYTYDFLRPSDSKLHHSALILVNPDPSPGGCSAKTVMVYVSSVELPKKAMNATQYLEIKNKNDLTEQWLKNHLVY